In the Prochlorococcus marinus str. MIT 9312 genome, TGAAAAAGCAAATCCTCCTGTTTGCAGAGTAATGGACTATGGAAAATATAAATTTGAACAAGAAAAGAAAGCAAAAGAAGCAAGAAAAAAATCTCATCAAACAGAAGTTAAAGAAGTAAAAATGAGATACAAAATTGACAAACATGATTATGACGTACGAATCGGTCAAGCTACTAAATTTTTAAAATCGGGCGATAAAGTAAAATGCACTGTATTTTTTAGAGGCAGAGAAATTCAACACTCTAATTTAGCGGAAACACTCCTTTTAAAAATGGCTAATGATTTAGAAGAACAATCAGAAATACAACAAAAGCCAAAAAGAGAAGGAAGAAACATGATTATGTTTTTAAGCCCTAGAAAAACTCCTCTTATTAAGAAAGATGAAGGATAAGAAATTATTTTCGAAAAACTATGCCAAATGTTAAAGTGTCACTATGTATAAAAATTAATAAGTAAGGATTTTTCAAAAGTGAGATTCCGTATTCAACAAGAAAGTGATATCCCAGCATCGACACAACTCTATAATCAAATTTGCTTTGCCATAGCTGCAAGACATTATCCTCCGGGCCATCGACTTCCCAGCACTAGGCAACTTGCAATGCAGACTGGACTCCATAGAAATACCATAAGCAAAGTTTACAGACAACTTGAAATGGATGGGGTTGTTGAAGCGATAGCTGGATCTGGTATCTATGTAAGAGATAATCTTACTAAAAGAGACTTTAAAAAATCGATATACTCAAAAGACAAAATAAGTAAACAACCTGATCAAGAAATAAAGCAGACTATTGATAAATTAATTAATCTTGGCTGCACCTTACAAGAAGCAAGAGAAATATTTACCAATGAAATTGATTGGCGTATTAAATGTGGCGCAAAAATTATTGTAAGTACTCCTAGAGAAGATATAGGAGCTTCTATGTTAATCGCAGAAGAGCTATCTCCAAAAATTAATGTGCCAGTAGAAGTTATTCCTATGGAAGAATTAGAAAAAGTTTTGAGTAATTCAAATAATGGCACTATTGTCACAAGCAGATATTTTTTACAGCCTTTAGAAAAAGTTGCTAAACATCATGGAGTTCGTGCTATTGCAGTTGACTTGAGCGACTTTCAAAAGGAGTTAGATATTATCAAAGAATTCAATGCTGGAAGTTGTGTAGGTATCGTTAGCATTAGCCCTGGTTTATTGAGAGCAGCAGAAGTTATTATACACAGCATGAGAGGAGGTGAATTAATTCTTATGACGGCAATCTCAGACAATAATAGTAGACTACTATCACTTTTAAAGGCCTCAAACCACATAGTTTGTGACGGGCCTAGTTTATCAGTTGTGGAAAACACATTATTAAAAAATAGATCTCAGCTTATGAGATTACCTAAAATAATATGTGCTAAAAATTATTTAAGTATCGAAACAATAAATCATTTAAAAAAAGAAATAGGAGTTATTAATTAAACTATGATTTTAAGAACTTTTAAATCTGATATAGCAATTATCAAAGAGAGAGATCCTGCTGCTAGAGGAATATTAGAGATTTTTCTTTGTTACCCAGGTTTCCAATCAATAGTTATTCATAGGTTAACTCATCAATTATGGCAATTAAAAATTCCTCTAATTCCCCGCTTATTAAGTCATCTCAATAGGTTAGTAACAGGTATTGAAATCCATCCTGGAGCAAAAATTGGTAAACGGGTTTTCATAGATCATGGTATGGGAGTTGTTATTGGTGAAACGGCTGAGATAGGAAATAATTGTCTTCTTTATCAGGGAGTTACATTAGGAGGAACTGGTAAAAGTCATGGTAAAAGACACCCAACCTTAATGGAAAATGTTGTAGTTGGAGCAGGTGCAAAAGTTCTTGGGTCCATCACAGTAGGATCTAATACACGTATTGGGGCAGGTTCAGTAGTTGTCCGTAATGTAGAAGGGAACAGTACTGTGGTTGGAGTTCCTGGAAGAGTGGTGCATCAGAGTGGGGTCAAAGTTAATCCATTAGCTCACTCTGCCCTACCAGATACAGAAGCTAATGTTATAAAAAATTTAATGGATAGAATAGACTCACTTGAGAATGAAATTCTTAAGTTACAAAAAACCCTGCTGTGTCTAGCTAACTCAGAATCTATTGATATTTCTAAACTTGGTGAGGCTCAAAATCTTAAAGACAAAGAAATCATAGAATTTCTTGGAGATGATTAAATATTGATTTAATTTTTATCATCCTTATCAGTTTTAGGTTGAAACATAAACATTGAATAAATAACATTGCGTCTCATATTAGTCATCATTTCGAGAAACATATCATATCCTTCATTTTTGTACTCGATTAAAGGATCTTTTTGTCCATAACCTCTCAATCCAACCGATTCTCTTAAAGAATCCATGGATTGAAGATGTTCTCTCCATAAATTATCAATTTGCTGCAAAATAAAGAATCTTTCAGCTTCTCTCATTAATCCTGGTCTAATCTGTTCTATTTGTGATTCCTTCAAATCATAAGCTGTTCGCAATTGCTCTTGAAGATAGTTTTTTAATTCTTCTATTGAAAGTAACTTGACGTCATCAGCTTTAAGGTCATCTAATAAATATATAAATTCTTTGACTTTAGAAATTAATTGAGCAATATCCCATTCTTCTGGAGGTAGATCAGGATTAATATAAGCCTCCACAATTTCATACATTGTTCTTTCTCCATATCCTATAACTTGTCTCTTTAAATCAGTGCCTTGCAAGACTCTTAGTCTTTCGCTATAAACTGCCTTTCTTTGATTATTCATTACCTCATCATATTCAAAAACTTGTTTTCTAATATCGTAATAATATGTTTCTACTTTCTTTTGAGCACTTTCTAAAGACCTAGTAAGCATTCCTGATTCTATAGGCATATCTTCATCAACCCTAAATGCATTCATTAGATTTGCTACCCTTTCACCCCCAAAAATCCTTAATAAATTATCTTCTAAAGATAAAAAGAATCTTGTACTTCCAAAATCACCTTGTCTTCCTGCTCTACCTCTAAGTTGATTATCCACCCTTCTTGATTCATGTCTCTCAGTACCAATAACATGTAAGCCTCCGACTTCTCTTACTTTTTTTTCTTCATGAGTCAACACTTTTTCATATTCGTCTTTTACACGTGATAAAGATTCTCTCAAAAGCTTTATCATTTTATCTTCGGTTGGTGCTTTTTCTGCAGCTGTAGCTATTCTGTCATCTAAATCCAAGACAGAAAGTTGTCTATCACCCCAATTCTTAACAAGTTCATCAGATAAAACTGAGAGTTTCTTTTGGATTTCTTCATCCAGTTTGCAAGGAAAAAGACTTGTTGAATAGTCTGGAATGTTCTTTGTTAAATTTGAGCCAACTTTTGAAGAAAAACCACCCTTAGATTTTGAACTTCGTTGTTTAGGGATTGGTGGCTTATGCTCATTATTTGGCTTTACTAATAAAGGAATTAGAATCTCTTTTAATTTAAGTCTTGCCATATAATCACTGTTACCGCCGAGAATTATATCTGTTCCCCTTCCAGCCATATTAGTAGCAATAGTAACAGCACCTGCTCTTCCAGCCTGAGCTACAATTTCTGCCTCACGTTCAACGTTCTCTGGCTTAGCGTTTAACAAATTATGTGGGATTTTTTCTTCAGCTAAAAGTGAACTTAACAACTCACTTTTTTCAACACTTGTTGTACCAACTAAAACAGGTCTACCAGCTCTATGAATTTGCGCAGTTTCTCTAGCAACAGCTTTCCATTTACCTATCTCTGTCTTAAATACTTGATCAGGCAAATCTTCTCTCTTTCTTATTTGATTTGTTGGTATAACGGTTGATTCTAATTTATAAGTTTTTTCAAATTCAACCTCTTCTGTTTTTGCTGTTCCTGTCATACCTGCCAAACCAGGATATAAAAGGAAAAAATTCTGATAAGTTATAGATGCTAATGTTTGAGTCTCAGGCTGAATTTTAAGACTCTCTTTCGCTTCTATCGCCTGATGCTGTCCGTCACTCCATCTCCTTCCTGGCATTACTCTTCCTGTAAATTCGTCCACTATTACAGCCTCATTATTTTTAATAATATAATTTACATCTTTAATAAATAATTCTTTAGCTTTTAAAGCATTGGTTATGTAGTGCGCCCAAGGATCTTTGGGATTATATAAATCGCTAACTGCCAAATACTCTTCACATTTAGCGAAACCCTGATCAGTTAATATACAACTTCTCTGCTTTTCATCAACTTCATAATCGCCTTCTGGATCTATACCATCTTTACCTATTTCTTTTGCTTTAACTAGTGCCAGAGCTAATTCTGAAGCTTTTTGATATTTTTCTTGGGGTCTTTCAACTTGGCCAGAAATGATTAGAGGTGTTCTTGCTTCATCAATTAATATTGAATCAACCTCATCAATCACACAGTAATTGAATGGTCTTTGCACTACCTCATTAATATCGGTGGACATATTATCTCTTAAATAATCAAATCCTAATTCAGAATTCGTAGCATAAGTTATATCGCAGTCGTAATTTTTCTTTCTCTGAACAGGGCTCATATCTTGTTGAATCAAACCAACGGATAAGCCTAAAAAACGATGAACTTGGCCCATCCACTCAGCATCTCTTCTAGCTAAATAATCATTTACAGTAACTACATGAACCCCTTTTCCAGTTAAAGCATTTAAATAACAAGGTAATGTTGCTACAAGAGTTTTTCCTTCTCCAGTCTTCATCTCAGCGATTTGACATTCATGTAAAACCATCCCGCCTATTAACTGAACATCAAAATGTCGCATATCCAGAACACGTTTACTTGCTTCTCTAACAATCGCAAAGGCTTTTGGAAGAGATTCATCCAAGAGTTCTTTTTGTTGTTTAATATCTGATTCTGATGAGATCTGTGATTTGAGATTATGAGTTTCTTGTCTCAACTCATCATCAGTTAATTTAGAAATTTCTTCTTCTAAAAAATTTATCTCTTCCACTATTGGTTGATAGCGCTTTAACTTTCGTGTATTCGGATCTCCCAACAAAAGTTTTAGCATAAGTAACAGTCCTTGAAAAATTCATCTTATTACAAACATTATAAATTAGTGCGTTACAACAGAATGAAGAAAAATCATATCTCTTTAATTTTATAGAAATGATCGACTAAGGTATTTAAATTAAAACCAAGACAATAATCTAGTTATCGACAATTTCTACAACTTTTTAAAAAATGAAGGCAATATCTCTAATAAACCATTCCAAAGGAGCTGTAGGGTTAAGGTTTTTTGGATTAGGTCCTAATCTAAAGCCGACCAATGGGTTAAATAAGCTGCAAAATTTACTTAATAGAAATGCTTTCTGGGCCAAAAGCAGAACAATAAATGATCTAAAAAAATGTCTTGCCAACAGTGACGTTATAATAAGTCTTTGGGTTGGCAACGAAATAGTTGGTTTTGGTAGAGCTTTAACAGATGGGATTTACCGAGGATTTCTTTGGGATATAGTTATAGATCATAATTACCAGGGACAAGGTTTTGGCACATTAATTGTCAAAAATCTTTTATCTTCAAAAAAAATTAAAAATACAAAGAAAATATATTTAATGACGACTAATAAAAAATTGTTCTATACTCAATTTGATTTTAAAAAAGTTACTTCTCAAGATTTGTTGATTCGTGAAATATAAACCACGTCTTCTATCAAACAATCAAGTTACAAACTTACTATAAAGCCATCTTATAAAAGGACCTAAAATAGGAACTGGTCCAAAAGTTGGTCCACAAAAATCAAAATAATCTCTATGCTCTTTTATTAATCCATTTTGACCAAATAATAAACGAGTAGTTCCAGGATAAATAAATTCTTTACCCATAATTTTTAAACCCATTGTCCATTCAACAAATCCACAATTTCCACTTATTGAGATTGCATGAGTTTCTAAAAAAACATCATCACATCTTTTAACAAGTTTTTCTTGAGCTTTGATATAAGCATCTAATCCTTCTGTTTCCTGCGTTGGATCTACAAAAATAACATTCTCATTATAAAATTCTGCCCATTTTTGTTTTGTTGGTGAATCTGCACCATAAGGTTTAGTAAATAATCCCCTTAATTCATCTACAGAAATTACTCTGGCCATTTCAAAACGATTGTTATTGATACTCTAGAAGATAAACACATGAAAAGCGGATGAAGAGATTCGAACTCTCGACATTCTCCTTGGCAAGGAGATGCTCTACCACTGAGCTACATCCGCATAATATTGTTATTTTATCTCAAAGAAGGGATCAATGATAGAAATAATTAATTTTCTCAACTAATTTAAATTTTTAATTAAAGATCCCATCTCAATTGCTTGTAAAGCATAATTCCAACCAAGATTATTCTTAATCCCTGCTCTTTCTAAAGCCTGCTGCATAGTATCAGTAGTTAAAACTCCAAAAATAATTGGAACATTATTCTCATTTGAAACTTGTGAAATCCCTTTGCTAGCCTCTGATATAACTACATCATAGTGAGAGGTTTCACCGCGAATAACAGCCCCAAGAGCAATTACAACATCATAACTCTTTTTTTTCATCAGAGTTTTAGCTGCGATTGGTAATTCGAATGAACCTGGTACCCAAACTATATCTACTTGATTACTTAATTCAGAAGTATCTAAACCATGTCTTTTTAGACAATCAAGACAACCAGATAGAATTTTATTTGTAATTAAATCATTAAATCTTGCTATTACAATTCCTACTTTTAAAGTAGATGCACTAGTAAAAGACCCTTCAAAAATAGCCATTAAATTTTACTTCGATATATTAATAGACTCTCACGAAAAGGTATTTAGTTCAAACCAAGTTAGCAATAACACCCTCAATCAATACTAAATGGAACCAAACTCCTCCAATTATTTCAACTTTCTTGATCTCTGGATTACGTCTATCAGATGGATCAGACTGTGTCATATAGAAATATGGTACTCCCACTACTGCTATTAAAGATGCAAATAAAAGAGCATTTATGAAGAAAAAGTTTACTGCCTGCATGATTCAATCTTGAATTTTTAATAATTATAAATACTATAATCTCATGAAAGTGATTTTTTTTGGAGAAAATTTACATACTTTTAGCTACTTTAAAATGCAAAAAAAAAATTTTTACCTAATATCAATTTAGGAATTAAAAAAATATGAAAGAAGATACGATAATTCAAAAGAATTTATTTGCTATTGATAATGAAAATAATGAGCAAAAAGAAATAACAAAAATTCCAGAAGATTTATCTTGGGAAGATTTAAAAAAAGAATCGCAAAAAAGACCTAGACAAAGAAAAAATACAACTAATTTAATAAATAAATTCAAGACTGATTTGATTTCAAAAAATAAAAATGTTTGTATCAATGAAGAATCATATAGTTACAAAACTGTTTCAAAACTGAAATTAACTCCTGTAATGAAACATTATGTAACTCTAAAAGAGGAAAATAAAGATAGGTTATTGCTCTATAGATTGGGAGATTTTTTTGAATGTTTTTTTGAGGACGCTGTATTAATATCTAACCTTTTAGAAATAACACTAACCAGTAAAGATGCTGGCAAAGAAATTGGTAAGATCCCCATGGCAGGCGTTCCTTATCATGCAATGGAGAGATACTGTGCTGATTTAATTAAAAAAAATTATTCTGTGGTTATATGTGACCAATTAGAAAAAAGTTCTGGTAATTATGGGACTCCAATTAAAAGAGGAATAACAAGAATCATTACTCCTGGAACTGTAATTGAAGAGGGCATGTTAATAGCAAAGAAAAATAATTGGATTACTGCTATTTACTTATCAGAAGAAAATTCAAATGAATCTTATGAATGGGGTATATCAAAAGCTGATGTAAGCACAGGAGAATTAATAACTATGGAAGGTCAATCTCTGTCAAAACTATTTGATGAAATTATTAAATTAGATTCTTCAGAAATCATTATAGGAAGCAATGAAGTAAGAAATTTATTAATGAATGGAAATAGTCAAATTTCATATACTGTTTCACAAGAGACTAATTTCGGCATTAATGAAGCAAATTATCTAATAAAAAAATATTTCCAAATTGTAAGCCTAGAAGGAATAGGACTTAAAAATTTAAACAATGCGACTAGATCACTTGGAGGTTTATTAAATTATTTAAAAAAAATTAATCCTTTAAATTTAGATAAGGATTCTTCTGTAAAAATCTCATTAGACTTTCCACAAATTCAATTTTGTCACAACAAATTAATTATTGATTATCAAACTCAAAAAAATTTAGAAATAAAAAATACACAACGAGAAAACAATTATGTAGGTTCGCTACTATGGAGTATTGATAGAACATATACCTGCATGGGTGCCAGGTGTTTAAGAAGATGGATAGATTCACCACTATTAAACGTTAATGAAATTTATAAAAGACAAAATATAATTTCAAACTTTATTGAATCGAAACAAGTCCGCATGGATACCCAAAATTTACTTAGAGCAATGGGTGATTTAGAAAGACTTGCAGGAAGAGCTTGCGCAGGTCATGCAAGTCCTAGAGACTTAATTGCAATCGCGGAAGGTTTAAAAAAATTGCCTAGAATAAAATCCATCATTGAATTATTTAAATATGATCTCCCAGATTGGACTGATCAATTAAAAAATATTGATGAAGAACTCTTAGAATTAGCTGATACGATTAGTTTTCAACTAATAGAACATCCTCCTCTTAATATAAGTGAAGGAGGCATGATCCACGATGGTGTTGACAATATATTAGACGGTTTACGCAATTTAATGGATGATTACTCTGAGTGGCTAAATCAAGAGGAATTAAAAGAGAGGAAAATTAGCAAAATTTCAAACCTAAAAATTCAATTTCATAAAAATTTTGGCTACTACATATCTATAAATAAATCAAAAGTTAATTTAGCTCCACAACATTGGATAAAAAGGCAAACACTGACTAATGAAGAAAGGTATATCACTACAGATATTAAAAATAAAGAAAATAAGATTTTCCAAATCAAAAGTCGAGCTTCATCAAGGGAATATGAAATTTTTTGCGAATTAAGAAAAATGGTTGCTGAAAAAACAAAACAAATAAGATCAATTGCTAAATCCATAGCATCTCTTGATGCATTACTTGGATTGTCAATTACTTCAGTAGAAAACAATTTTATAAAACCTGCGTTAATCCCAATAAATGATTCACAGAAAAAAAATAGTACTAAAATTATTGCAGGAAGAAATCCAATAGTTGAGCAATTATTAAATGATAAAAAGTTTACAGCGAATGATATTTGTTTTGATGATAACCAGAAATTAATTATTTTAACTGGTCCCAATGCAAGCGGGAAAAGTTGCTTTATAAGACAAATTGGTTTAATACAAATCCTTGCACAAATTGGTAGCTTTATTCCGGCAAATAAAGCTGAAATCAAGATTGCAGATAGGATTTTTACAAGAATTGGGGCGGTTGATGATCAATCTTCAGGACAATCAACATTTATGGTAGAAATGTCTGAAACTGCATCAATTTTAAATCAGGCAACTTCGAGCTCACTTGTATTACTTGATGAGATAGGTAGAGGGACATCTACTTTTGATGGCCTTTCCATAGCTTGGTCTGTAAGTGAATATCTTGCAAAAAAAATTAAATGTAACACTATTTTTGCTACTCACTATCATGAATTGAATTATTTAAAAAATTCAAATAAAAATATAGAAAATTTTCAAGTTTTAGTAGAGCAAAATAACGATCAAATAATTTTTAGTCATAAGATTAAAAAAGGAGGTTCAAACAAAAGTTACGGAATAGAAGCAGCTAAATTAGCAGGAGTTCCAAGAGAAGTTATAGAAAAAGCTAAATTAGTTTTAAATTCTTTAGAAGAAAATAATAAATTCAATAAAAATAATGATTAAAGTATTGAAATTTTTATGAGATCAATACTTTTTAAATAGATTCCCTCAACAAAGCATTAACCGCCGCAGCTGCCATCGCAGCACCGCCTCTAGTTGAATTCAAAACAATTCTAGGAAGATTAGTGGAAAGTAATTTATGTTTGCTTTTTTCTACTCCTATAAATCCAACTGGCATTCCAATAATTAAACTAGGTAGATCTTTGGCATTCTTTAGAATATCAATTAGATAGATTAAAGCTGTTGGAGAACTACCAATAACTACAATAGGTGATTTGATTCCGAAATTTTTAATAGATAACTCTTTCCAGCCTTCACTTAATCCATATGCTGTTTTAGTTAGTTTTGAGTGATGATTCTCATCAAACCACATTCTCGCGGAAAACACTTTATTCTTATTGGTGTTTTCAGCCATAGATTTTATAGCTGCAGCTGCCATATCGGTATCAGTTAATATAGGAGCACCCTTTTTCAGTGCCTGAAGTCCCTTTTCACAAGCACCTTCACTAAATTCTATTAGATTTTGAACAGAAAAATCTCCTGCAGTATGAACTAATCTTTCTAAAACCTTTTTTTCTAAATAATTGAGTTCATTGGCTTCTAAATGAGATCTTATGAATCTAATACTTTCCAAAAAAATTGGATGATCTATTACCATTAAATTAAATTTGTGTTAGAAGTAATCATAGTTAATATATGATTTTTATTGAGCGATTATGCCAATACAAATATTATGGGGTAATGATCTAAATGCTCAAAATACATTTATCAAAAAATTAATTGACAAAGAAGTATCAAAAGAATGGAAAGAAATAAACGTAACTAATTTAAATGGAGATGATGATGAACAAATAAATAAAGCTTTTGATGAAATTCTTACTCCTCCTTTTGGAGATGGTTCCAGAATAGTTACATTAAAAAATAATCCGATTTTTACTACAAAAAATGAGGACCTAAGAACTAAATTTGAAAAAATTCATGACAATATTCCTACAAATACTTATTTCATTTTACAAAATACTAAGAAGCCAGACTCAAGACTAAAGAGTACTAAATTTTTACAAAAACTTATCAAAAATAATTTAGCCAAAGAAAAATCATTTTCTTTACCAGAAATTTGGGACTATGAAGGACAAAAGAGATATTTAGAAGATTCAGCAAATGCAATGAATATCAAAATTGATAAAAATGCAGCTGAATTAATTATTGATTCAGTTGGAAATGATAGCTTTAAATTAATAAATGAATTAGCTAAAGCCAAAACATACCTTTCCGCGGTAGCCAGTGATTCAAATTCACAAATTTTCCTAAAAAGTATTGATGTAAAAAAAATATTTAGTGATCATCAATCAAACATTTTCAAAATAATTGATCTTCTCTTACAAAAAAATATAAATAAAAGTCTCATCGAAATTAATTATTCCTTACAGAAAGGAGAACCTGCTTTGAGACTCAATGCAGGTTTAATTAGTCAAATAAGAATTCATAC is a window encoding:
- the infC gene encoding translation initiation factor IF-3 codes for the protein MPPRPRFDRRSPVRELPNINERIKYPQLRVVDSDGKQLGVIDRLEALEIASQRELDLVLVSEKANPPVCRVMDYGKYKFEQEKKAKEARKKSHQTEVKEVKMRYKIDKHDYDVRIGQATKFLKSGDKVKCTVFFRGREIQHSNLAETLLLKMANDLEEQSEIQQKPKREGRNMIMFLSPRKTPLIKKDEG
- a CDS encoding GntR family transcriptional regulator, which produces MRFRIQQESDIPASTQLYNQICFAIAARHYPPGHRLPSTRQLAMQTGLHRNTISKVYRQLEMDGVVEAIAGSGIYVRDNLTKRDFKKSIYSKDKISKQPDQEIKQTIDKLINLGCTLQEAREIFTNEIDWRIKCGAKIIVSTPREDIGASMLIAEELSPKINVPVEVIPMEELEKVLSNSNNGTIVTSRYFLQPLEKVAKHHGVRAIAVDLSDFQKELDIIKEFNAGSCVGIVSISPGLLRAAEVIIHSMRGGELILMTAISDNNSRLLSLLKASNHIVCDGPSLSVVENTLLKNRSQLMRLPKIICAKNYLSIETINHLKKEIGVIN
- the cysE gene encoding serine O-acetyltransferase, with the translated sequence MLRTFKSDIAIIKERDPAARGILEIFLCYPGFQSIVIHRLTHQLWQLKIPLIPRLLSHLNRLVTGIEIHPGAKIGKRVFIDHGMGVVIGETAEIGNNCLLYQGVTLGGTGKSHGKRHPTLMENVVVGAGAKVLGSITVGSNTRIGAGSVVVRNVEGNSTVVGVPGRVVHQSGVKVNPLAHSALPDTEANVIKNLMDRIDSLENEILKLQKTLLCLANSESIDISKLGEAQNLKDKEIIEFLGDD
- the secA gene encoding preprotein translocase subunit SecA; this translates as MLKLLLGDPNTRKLKRYQPIVEEINFLEEEISKLTDDELRQETHNLKSQISSESDIKQQKELLDESLPKAFAIVREASKRVLDMRHFDVQLIGGMVLHECQIAEMKTGEGKTLVATLPCYLNALTGKGVHVVTVNDYLARRDAEWMGQVHRFLGLSVGLIQQDMSPVQRKKNYDCDITYATNSELGFDYLRDNMSTDINEVVQRPFNYCVIDEVDSILIDEARTPLIISGQVERPQEKYQKASELALALVKAKEIGKDGIDPEGDYEVDEKQRSCILTDQGFAKCEEYLAVSDLYNPKDPWAHYITNALKAKELFIKDVNYIIKNNEAVIVDEFTGRVMPGRRWSDGQHQAIEAKESLKIQPETQTLASITYQNFFLLYPGLAGMTGTAKTEEVEFEKTYKLESTVIPTNQIRKREDLPDQVFKTEIGKWKAVARETAQIHRAGRPVLVGTTSVEKSELLSSLLAEEKIPHNLLNAKPENVEREAEIVAQAGRAGAVTIATNMAGRGTDIILGGNSDYMARLKLKEILIPLLVKPNNEHKPPIPKQRSSKSKGGFSSKVGSNLTKNIPDYSTSLFPCKLDEEIQKKLSVLSDELVKNWGDRQLSVLDLDDRIATAAEKAPTEDKMIKLLRESLSRVKDEYEKVLTHEEKKVREVGGLHVIGTERHESRRVDNQLRGRAGRQGDFGSTRFFLSLEDNLLRIFGGERVANLMNAFRVDEDMPIESGMLTRSLESAQKKVETYYYDIRKQVFEYDEVMNNQRKAVYSERLRVLQGTDLKRQVIGYGERTMYEIVEAYINPDLPPEEWDIAQLISKVKEFIYLLDDLKADDVKLLSIEELKNYLQEQLRTAYDLKESQIEQIRPGLMREAERFFILQQIDNLWREHLQSMDSLRESVGLRGYGQKDPLIEYKNEGYDMFLEMMTNMRRNVIYSMFMFQPKTDKDDKN
- a CDS encoding GNAT family N-acetyltransferase; the protein is MKAISLINHSKGAVGLRFFGLGPNLKPTNGLNKLQNLLNRNAFWAKSRTINDLKKCLANSDVIISLWVGNEIVGFGRALTDGIYRGFLWDIVIDHNYQGQGFGTLIVKNLLSSKKIKNTKKIYLMTTNKKLFYTQFDFKKVTSQDLLIREI
- a CDS encoding nuclear transport factor 2 family protein encodes the protein MARVISVDELRGLFTKPYGADSPTKQKWAEFYNENVIFVDPTQETEGLDAYIKAQEKLVKRCDDVFLETHAISISGNCGFVEWTMGLKIMGKEFIYPGTTRLLFGQNGLIKEHRDYFDFCGPTFGPVPILGPFIRWLYSKFVT
- the ribH gene encoding 6,7-dimethyl-8-ribityllumazine synthase — its product is MAIFEGSFTSASTLKVGIVIARFNDLITNKILSGCLDCLKRHGLDTSELSNQVDIVWVPGSFELPIAAKTLMKKKSYDVVIALGAVIRGETSHYDVVISEASKGISQVSNENNVPIIFGVLTTDTMQQALERAGIKNNLGWNYALQAIEMGSLIKNLN
- the psbZ gene encoding photosystem II reaction center protein PsbZ; the encoded protein is MQAVNFFFINALLFASLIAVVGVPYFYMTQSDPSDRRNPEIKKVEIIGGVWFHLVLIEGVIANLV
- the mutS gene encoding DNA mismatch repair protein MutS, coding for MKEDTIIQKNLFAIDNENNEQKEITKIPEDLSWEDLKKESQKRPRQRKNTTNLINKFKTDLISKNKNVCINEESYSYKTVSKLKLTPVMKHYVTLKEENKDRLLLYRLGDFFECFFEDAVLISNLLEITLTSKDAGKEIGKIPMAGVPYHAMERYCADLIKKNYSVVICDQLEKSSGNYGTPIKRGITRIITPGTVIEEGMLIAKKNNWITAIYLSEENSNESYEWGISKADVSTGELITMEGQSLSKLFDEIIKLDSSEIIIGSNEVRNLLMNGNSQISYTVSQETNFGINEANYLIKKYFQIVSLEGIGLKNLNNATRSLGGLLNYLKKINPLNLDKDSSVKISLDFPQIQFCHNKLIIDYQTQKNLEIKNTQRENNYVGSLLWSIDRTYTCMGARCLRRWIDSPLLNVNEIYKRQNIISNFIESKQVRMDTQNLLRAMGDLERLAGRACAGHASPRDLIAIAEGLKKLPRIKSIIELFKYDLPDWTDQLKNIDEELLELADTISFQLIEHPPLNISEGGMIHDGVDNILDGLRNLMDDYSEWLNQEELKERKISKISNLKIQFHKNFGYYISINKSKVNLAPQHWIKRQTLTNEERYITTDIKNKENKIFQIKSRASSREYEIFCELRKMVAEKTKQIRSIAKSIASLDALLGLSITSVENNFIKPALIPINDSQKKNSTKIIAGRNPIVEQLLNDKKFTANDICFDDNQKLIILTGPNASGKSCFIRQIGLIQILAQIGSFIPANKAEIKIADRIFTRIGAVDDQSSGQSTFMVEMSETASILNQATSSSLVLLDEIGRGTSTFDGLSIAWSVSEYLAKKIKCNTIFATHYHELNYLKNSNKNIENFQVLVEQNNDQIIFSHKIKKGGSNKSYGIEAAKLAGVPREVIEKAKLVLNSLEENNKFNKNND
- a CDS encoding precorrin-8X methylmutase; this encodes MVIDHPIFLESIRFIRSHLEANELNYLEKKVLERLVHTAGDFSVQNLIEFSEGACEKGLQALKKGAPILTDTDMAAAAIKSMAENTNKNKVFSARMWFDENHHSKLTKTAYGLSEGWKELSIKNFGIKSPIVVIGSSPTALIYLIDILKNAKDLPSLIIGMPVGFIGVEKSKHKLLSTNLPRIVLNSTRGGAAMAAAAVNALLRESI
- the holA gene encoding DNA polymerase III subunit delta, with the protein product MPIQILWGNDLNAQNTFIKKLIDKEVSKEWKEINVTNLNGDDDEQINKAFDEILTPPFGDGSRIVTLKNNPIFTTKNEDLRTKFEKIHDNIPTNTYFILQNTKKPDSRLKSTKFLQKLIKNNLAKEKSFSLPEIWDYEGQKRYLEDSANAMNIKIDKNAAELIIDSVGNDSFKLINELAKAKTYLSAVASDSNSQIFLKSIDVKKIFSDHQSNIFKIIDLLLQKNINKSLIEINYSLQKGEPALRLNAGLISQIRIHTIIKLAVNSGNYNVEKICNLSGISNPKRIFFIQKKVKNISQEYLINLMSNLLDIESLLKKGNNPINVFTENLINLN